The nucleotide sequence TCCGGTGCCTAAATTTGAGGTACTGTAGTATCCAACAGCCTCTATGCGAAGATTATTAAATTTCGAAATAAATCCGAATTCATAATTATTGGTAACCGCTGGTTCTAGTTGAATATTGTCTATACTTTCAGCTCTTGCAGATCTTAAAATAGAACCTAAATCGGCTATGGAAAAGCCTTGAGAATAACTTATATATGGAATAAATTCATCGTGTTCAATATATCTTAGTCCTAAATTAAACGCAAGATTATCGAATGCAAGCTTCCCTCCTTCAACTGAAACCGAAGGATTAAAATTACCATCTCCCTTAGGCGAATACGGAAGAGTGTTATAATTGGCAATATCCATTTTCAAATCATCGTAACGTATTCCTGCTTTAAACGTCCACTTTTTGTCCAATTTCAAAGTAGTTTGTAGATATGGTGCAACACTCATAAGTTCAATATTTGGCACCCACAATCTTCCATCTATCAAACCCTGATTAGTTTCATCCCTTAATAGATCCAGTCCATAGATAAATGAGATATCAGAACCATTAAATAAATTGATTCGAGTATTGAAATTAGGTCTTAAACCATATTTTTCTGAATTGATAACAGATTGTCCGCCATTTTCAAATTTATCAGAATAAAAGAAAATACTCTTGGCTTTCGAATAATACAGGTCAGTTTCAAAATCTGTGGTCCCAGAAAAAATGGAATTTAAATTATATTTCAATCTCCCATTTAGTAATTGGGAACCTGTAGGTTGCTCTTCTGGAATTGAACCTTCGATACCGAAGCCTGGCTGCAAGGCATAGTCTCCATCTTCATTAAATACCTGAACCTCTGCAAATACTGGGATAAAAGGGGAGTCTTGGAGCGATTTATAAAGATTTCCGTTTATAGTCAATTTTTGATTTTCAGAAAGCAAATACTCAAGCTTAGCATAGGTACTATAAATATTCGTATTATCGAGACCATACGTTGGAAGAAGGGGCGCACCTTCTGCATCATATTTATTTCCTGTATGCTCTACACTTCCACTAACATAATAATTAAATTTATTAAGCTGGCCAGTAAAGGATTGATAAACACCGTATCCCAGCGCATTTTCTGAATTAGAAAGTTGGGAGGTTCCCCAAATTTCGGTCGTTCCGCTTATTTTCTCAATAGTAGTCGGGCTCTTAGTGATATAGTTAATAAAGCCTCCATTACCACCATTTCCGAATATCGAAGTTGCCCCTTTAATGACTTCAACCCTGTTTATATCATTAGGATTTATACTTTTAATTCCTAATAGTCCATTTCGTAATGGGGTAGATTGAGGAATTCCATCTACCATTACCAGTAAGGACCGGCCTCTTAAAGTTTGCCCCCAATTGGAGGAAGTTCCAGTGCTCACAGCAAGTCCTGGCACTGTATACGCTAAAATTTCATTAATATTGGATGTTAATTTGGTGAATTCTTTAAGTTTCGCAGAATTAACAACAGTGATGGAAGCAGGAATTTCAGAAAGATATTCTGGATTTCGGCTTGCAGAGATTACAACTTCGTCCAGATTACCGTAATCTTCCTTTAATGTGGTACTATAAGTTTGGATGTTATCGGTAGTAAATACTACCTTTTCTTTTTTGGTTTGATAACCTAACATTCTCACTGTTACTGTCCAAGTTCCTTTGGGAATATTTTTTAAAGTATAAAATCCGTCGAAATCTGTTGTGGTTCCTTTTTGTAATTCCTGTAGATAAATTGTGGCTCCGGCAAGAGGTTCATTTAATTCATTTTTAATTTCGCCTTTTAATCCAGATCCAGATTGGGAAAATACACATACGCTAAGAAGCATCAAAGCTGATAAAGTAAAATATTTCATTATTCTTATTTAGATTTATTAAAAATAATGACAAATATATATGCCTAATTTTAATTTGGCAAGGAAGTTTTTCCTTTTTTTATAACTTTTTTTAAAAGAATAAAAAGGGATTGCAGCCTCTGTAAATATTTGAATAGAATAAATGAAAAGAAGATCTAAGTATATGAAGTGTGCCCCAGCCCTATGTAGGGAAGCTCTTCTCCCGGAATGTAGCTTTTCGCGAAATACAGCGGCAATGTGCTGACCGGGTTTTGAAAATGAATTAAACGTGTTAAGTAAAAAC is from Gillisia sp. Hel1_33_143 and encodes:
- a CDS encoding TonB-dependent receptor, with product MKYFTLSALMLLSVCVFSQSGSGLKGEIKNELNEPLAGATIYLQELQKGTTTDFDGFYTLKNIPKGTWTVTVRMLGYQTKKEKVVFTTDNIQTYSTTLKEDYGNLDEVVISASRNPEYLSEIPASITVVNSAKLKEFTKLTSNINEILAYTVPGLAVSTGTSSNWGQTLRGRSLLVMVDGIPQSTPLRNGLLGIKSINPNDINRVEVIKGATSIFGNGGNGGFINYITKSPTTIEKISGTTEIWGTSQLSNSENALGYGVYQSFTGQLNKFNYYVSGSVEHTGNKYDAEGAPLLPTYGLDNTNIYSTYAKLEYLLSENQKLTINGNLYKSLQDSPFIPVFAEVQVFNEDGDYALQPGFGIEGSIPEEQPTGSQLLNGRLKYNLNSIFSGTTDFETDLYYSKAKSIFFYSDKFENGGQSVINSEKYGLRPNFNTRINLFNGSDISFIYGLDLLRDETNQGLIDGRLWVPNIELMSVAPYLQTTLKLDKKWTFKAGIRYDDLKMDIANYNTLPYSPKGDGNFNPSVSVEGGKLAFDNLAFNLGLRYIEHDEFIPYISYSQGFSIADLGSILRSARAESIDNIQLEPAVTNNYEFGFISKFNNLRIEAVGYYSTSNLGTGVVFSDEVNSFIPSEQPQKIFGGELAVDYAFPNNKLILGASYSYVEGLKNPKGDENNLSYVGGDVISAPKLTAYVTWSPTEKISTSLRILNLGDRKRFDPFQDAEGNFAFRHTEFPVNGYTIVNLSATYQIKSNIDVSLGINNLLNEYYLPARSQWAAPLRSFSVVGEGANARLGVTYNF